CAATGCTTCAGCAGAAGCCTCATCAACTTCTGCGGCATGTTGAACTCTGGCCTAAAATGTGTTAAAATATCAGTCACTAATCTTTTCTCAATGCTAAAGCTGAGCAACTCATGCATAATCGCCACCGCCCGCTTATCAAACTCGAGATACCCGGGTTGCAAACCACTACCATCTGCATAAGGAGACAGGTACTCCCTTTTCTGAAAATGCGCGATTTTCCCACCATCGCGATATAACTTCTTGTAAGTAGCAGGAAATTTCAACGGGAAAGGCAGTGATAGCAATCCGGGGACATGATCACTGCAATCCTGCCCTTCAATTACACCTAAGACAGTCTTCTCCAGCTCCGTGATTGCCCAATTAGGGTTCCAGGACACGAGCTCCAAATACTCGGTATCATCAAAAGGTTTAAATGGCTGAACGACCTTGAAATTATCAGGATAGTTATGGACCCAATTCTTCCTAAAGTCCATCGGAAACCCTAAATCCCGCCTAAAATGTGCGACCTTGTCAAGGCGCAGCCGCTTATCCGCCGCCATCATCAACATCCTAGTCACGTACTCAGCAGATTGCGCTCCATTTTTTTCGatgatttcttcttcctcttttaCCAGCTCCTCGGCTTTAGGCGTCATCCCACACCAGATTATGCCCCTGCTGTCTTTGTAGATCTCGAAGAGCTTCGGTGCTTTCCGAAGGAAATCCGAGAATTTGTTGGGTTTGGGGAGATTGATCTGCTTGCGATGCTTGTCGAGATTTCTTAAGGGAACGATGTTTTCGGGCTCCCCTTTGAGTATCTCAAACATATGCAGGATCTTGGACATTACCTTGTGCTTCTCAGCCGCGATTTCAA
This genomic interval from Salvia splendens isolate huo1 chromosome 13, SspV2, whole genome shotgun sequence contains the following:
- the LOC121762415 gene encoding protein WHAT'S THIS FACTOR 1 homolog, chloroplastic-like; this encodes MMSKPPMNPSYRFFFMNDYKNQHCISFSHLQVRRMTSSKRVQDRSKFKRVHDLEIAAEKHKVMSKILHMFEILKGEPENIVPLRNLDKHRKQINLPKPNKFSDFLRKAPKLFEIYKDSRGIIWCGMTPKAEELVKEEEEIIEKNGAQSAEYVTRMLMMAADKRLRLDKVAHFRRDLGFPMDFRKNWVHNYPDNFKVVQPFKPFDDTEYLELVSWNPNWAITELEKTVLGVIEGQDCSDHVPGLLSLPFPLKFPATYKKLYRDGGKIAHFQKREYLSPYADGSGLQPGYLEFDKRAVAIMHELLSFSIEKRLVTDILTHFRPEFNMPQKLMRLLLKHCGIFYVSDRGRRFSAFLNEAYDRSELIQKHPLVVWRENVLSHVGFRGKKKKIETSVDISDLDEKDLFGSDSEDDDDHHIEVQLGREETMHSLDGASDIGESEMDVEGVRGEYND